DNA from Thermoplasmata archaeon:
CCTCGGGCTGAAGGAGGTCCGCGAACTCACGAACCGAAGGCTCGGACGCCCCGAGCTCTCGGACACCTTCCACGGGCGCGACCTGTTCGCGCCGGCCGCCGCGCACCTCATGACGGGCACGAAGGTGAAGGACGTCGGACCCGTCATCCACGACTTCCTCGACCTGGACTTCGGGGAGCCGAGGAAGCAACGAGGTGGATTCGAGGGCGTCGTGATCACGTACGACCGGTTCGGCAATGTCGTGACGAACATCCCGCGAACGCTCGCAGAGAAGGCGTGGTCGTTCGGGGATTCGCTCCACGTGACGGTCGGTGGCTATGAAATGACCATCCCGTTCGTCCGCACGTACGCGCTCGTGGCGCCGGGGGACTTCCTCGTGACCCTGTCATCGAGCGGCTTCGTCGAGATCTCGATGCGAGAGACGAATGCGGCCCGCCAGCTCGAAGCGACGCCGGGCATGCCGGTCGCCTTCTCGAAGTCGAAATCATAGGATCCGCAAACCGATGTGTCGGGAACCGGCGGCTCGCAACGCGGGCGTCGAGCCCTAGCCAGTGAGCGTACCTCTCGCGATGAGCGCCGTGCGCTCGCCCGGGCATAAGGCATCGGCCCGGATGCCAGCCATGCGCTCGACGGGGCGGGCGCAGGGAACGGCGGGGGGATCGCACTCACGCCAGGGAGCGGGAGCGGATAGCCGCACGACGAACAGAATCGGTGGTCAGGAGGATTCGGAGATCCGCAACGAGGGCAGCAGGTAGGTCCGCTCAATCGAATCCCCGCCGACGAAGAAGGCTCCCTCGGTGGAAATACGTTCGGGCCCCGGCGTTTCGCAGGCGATCAAGGGCGCCGCCGGAAGCCAAGCCAGGGTCCGCGGGAGCAGCGCACCAAAGGCATATCTAGACACCGTCCGTTCCGCGCGGCGGAATGGATGCGCGCCGAATCTTGCTCGTGATCTTCGACGGCCTCGGCGACCGCCCACTGGTGGAGCTCGGACACAAGACGCCGCTCGAGGCCGCGCGCAAGCCGAACCTCGATTGGTTCGCGGCGAACGGGGTGAACGGGCTCGTAGACCCGATCGCGCCCGGCGTCCCTGCCGGGAGCGACACGAGCCACCTCGCCCTCTTCGGCTACGATCCGCGCACGGTGTACACCGGCCGTGGCCCGTTCGAAGCCGCCGGCGTGGGGATCGATTTGAAGGCGGGAGACATCGCGTTCCGCGGAAACTTCGCGACGGTCGACGAGAAGATGCGGGTCGCGAATCGGCGCGCGGGGCGAATTCACGAGGGAACGGCCGAGCTCGCCGAGGCAATCGACGGCATGAAACTCGGAAGGATCAAGGTGATGTTCCGCGCGGGCACGGAGCATCGCGCCGCCCTCGTGCTCCGAGGCCGCGGGCTCTCGCCGAAAGTCACGGACACGGATCCGCACGAACTCGGTCAGGAAATCCGGAAGGCCGAGGCGCTCGAGCCCGCCGCGAAGCCCACGGCCAAGGCGGTGAACGCCTTCACGAAGCAGGCACACAAGATCCTGAAAGACCATCCGGTGAATCGCGCCCGGGTCAAAGACGGCGAGCTGCCCGCGAATGCGATCGTCCTCCGCGGCGCCGGCGTCTACCCGGATCTCCCGCCGATCACGGAGCGATTCCACGTCAAGGCCGCCGGCGTCGCGGGCGTCTCCCTCATCCGAGGCATCTTCCGCGCCGTCGGGATCGACATGATCGAGGTCAAAGGGGCGACGGGCGGACTCGACACGGACATGATCGCGAAGGCGGACGCCGCGCTTGCGGCGCTCGACTCGAACGACCTCGTTGTCCTGCACGTGAAGGCGCCGGACCTCTGCGGCCACGACGGACACGCGTCCGAGAAGATCCACGTGATCGAGCGGCTCGATGCGATGATGGGCCAGCTGAAGCCGAACCTCCCCGCGGACGTCGTCGTCGCGATGACCGCCGACCACTCGACCCCCGTCGCGATCAAGGACCACTCGGGCGACCCGGTGCCCCTCACTTTGTTCGGCGAGGGCGTGCGCGTGGACGCCGTCCTCGCGTTCGACGAGCGAAGCGCCGCCCAGGGCGCCCTCGGGCGCATCTGCGGCCAGGACGTCATGAATCTCCTCATCGACCTCGCCGGCCGCGCGGAGAAGTTCGGCGCCTGAGCGGGCCCATCAAAGCCTATATACCTTGAGGAGTTTGCGGCCGAGAAGTCGGAGGAGGAGGCGATCGGATGG
Protein-coding regions in this window:
- a CDS encoding S-adenosyl-l-methionine hydroxide adenosyltransferase family protein, whose product is MGGIVTLTTDFGLGEYVAAMKGAILSVDPDLTIVDLDHDVRPHDIRHGAYVLYSAVPYYPFASHVGVVDPGVGTKRRGIVCVCEGAYLVGPDNGLFLPAARRLGLKEVRELTNRRLGRPELSDTFHGRDLFAPAAAHLMTGTKVKDVGPVIHDFLDLDFGEPRKQRGGFEGVVITYDRFGNVVTNIPRTLAEKAWSFGDSLHVTVGGYEMTIPFVRTYALVAPGDFLVTLSSSGFVEISMRETNAARQLEATPGMPVAFSKSKS
- a CDS encoding 2,3-bisphosphoglycerate-independent phosphoglycerate mutase yields the protein MDARRILLVIFDGLGDRPLVELGHKTPLEAARKPNLDWFAANGVNGLVDPIAPGVPAGSDTSHLALFGYDPRTVYTGRGPFEAAGVGIDLKAGDIAFRGNFATVDEKMRVANRRAGRIHEGTAELAEAIDGMKLGRIKVMFRAGTEHRAALVLRGRGLSPKVTDTDPHELGQEIRKAEALEPAAKPTAKAVNAFTKQAHKILKDHPVNRARVKDGELPANAIVLRGAGVYPDLPPITERFHVKAAGVAGVSLIRGIFRAVGIDMIEVKGATGGLDTDMIAKADAALAALDSNDLVVLHVKAPDLCGHDGHASEKIHVIERLDAMMGQLKPNLPADVVVAMTADHSTPVAIKDHSGDPVPLTLFGEGVRVDAVLAFDERSAAQGALGRICGQDVMNLLIDLAGRAEKFGA